Proteins from a genomic interval of Puniceicoccaceae bacterium:
- the serS gene encoding serine--tRNA ligase → MLDIHFLRQNVDFVKRGLAKKKFQCDVDAVLELDQKRRSIVTSTEQLRAQQNAANSEMRSLPKGSPEFQQKVQEMKQLSANVKELELATKQIDEQWKQAMLSIPNLPHESVPEGRGEADNVAVDQWEPEGFDKTQERQPHWDIPNVSKYLEFNRGVKVTGAGFPFYRGPLSRLSRALIQFLLDEATSLGYEEIQAPLLVNADSATATGQLPDKEGQMYHVTGDDLYLIPTAEVPVTNYFRDEILQDAELPIRFCAYTPCFRREAGSWGKDVRGLNRLHQFDKVELVKWVHPESSFEELEQLRQNAEHMLRKLELPYRVLQICTGDIGFPHSKQYDLEVWAAGQQRWLEVSSCSNFTDFQARRAGIRFRNADGKVVPVHTLNGSALGLARTLAAILENYHLGDGRIRVPSVLTGRVGSDVLSFD, encoded by the coding sequence ATGTTGGACATCCATTTCCTCAGACAGAACGTTGATTTTGTGAAGCGCGGTCTCGCAAAGAAGAAATTCCAGTGCGACGTAGATGCGGTGCTGGAACTCGACCAGAAACGGCGCAGCATTGTGACCTCGACTGAGCAATTGCGCGCACAGCAAAACGCAGCAAATTCGGAAATGCGCAGTCTTCCCAAGGGGTCTCCCGAATTTCAGCAAAAGGTGCAGGAGATGAAGCAGCTCTCCGCCAATGTGAAAGAATTGGAGCTGGCGACGAAGCAGATCGACGAACAGTGGAAACAGGCAATGCTCAGCATCCCCAATCTTCCACACGAGAGCGTTCCCGAGGGGCGGGGGGAAGCCGATAATGTGGCGGTGGATCAGTGGGAGCCTGAGGGTTTTGACAAGACTCAGGAACGTCAACCGCATTGGGACATCCCCAACGTTTCGAAGTATCTGGAGTTCAATCGCGGTGTCAAAGTGACCGGAGCGGGTTTTCCATTCTATCGCGGCCCGTTGAGCCGGTTGTCGCGGGCGTTGATTCAGTTTCTTCTCGATGAGGCAACAAGCTTGGGATACGAGGAGATTCAGGCACCTCTGCTGGTCAACGCAGACAGTGCAACAGCGACGGGACAACTGCCTGACAAAGAAGGGCAGATGTACCACGTTACCGGGGATGATCTCTACCTGATCCCGACTGCCGAAGTTCCGGTGACCAACTATTTTCGCGATGAAATTCTGCAGGACGCAGAACTTCCCATTCGGTTTTGTGCCTACACACCCTGTTTTCGAAGAGAAGCTGGAAGCTGGGGCAAGGATGTGCGTGGATTGAACCGGCTGCACCAGTTCGACAAAGTGGAGCTGGTCAAATGGGTACACCCTGAATCCAGCTTCGAGGAGTTGGAACAATTGCGCCAAAACGCCGAACACATGCTTCGCAAACTGGAACTACCGTATCGCGTCTTGCAGATTTGCACCGGGGATATCGGATTTCCTCATTCCAAGCAGTATGATTTGGAAGTGTGGGCGGCAGGGCAGCAGCGTTGGCTGGAGGTTTCGAGCTGCAGCAACTTTACAGATTTTCAGGCCAGGCGTGCGGGCATTCGCTTTCGCAATGCAGACGGCAAGGTGGTCCCGGTACACACCTTGAACGGATCTGCACTCGGTTTGGCTCGAACACTCGCAGCGATCCTTGAAAACTATCACCTGGGGGACGGACGCATTCGCGTGCCATCGGTCCTGACAGGACGTGTGGGCAGCGATGTGCTGTCGTTCGACTGA
- a CDS encoding DUF4032 domain-containing protein, which translates to MADAEETEKKAMFADKSSLYQEFLQEREEILRHKWLESEKIGRDIGFERALLDWIRNHRDKWRQSRRGSMLSK; encoded by the coding sequence ATGGCCGACGCTGAGGAAACAGAAAAAAAAGCAATGTTTGCTGACAAATCCAGCTTGTATCAGGAGTTTCTGCAGGAGCGTGAAGAAATTCTCCGACACAAATGGTTGGAGTCTGAAAAGATTGGACGGGATATTGGTTTTGAGCGTGCGTTGCTGGACTGGATTCGCAACCATCGCGACAAGTGGCGTCAGTCCCGTCGGGGATCAATGCTCTCGAAATAG
- a CDS encoding Mrp/NBP35 family ATP-binding protein, giving the protein MVTQEQVIETLRKIPYPGYSRDIVSFGLVRDLTVKAGQVEVLLEITTAQAEIPGKIQEAVKQNVSALDGVKGCEVVVSVKSAPEAGSTNASKSAPTPPDQLEGVKHIIAVASGKGGVGKSTFVSNLAAAVAILLKQEGRNGERVGIMDCDIFGPSVPLMMGANGRPEVSENQIHPLVSHGVKIMSMGFLVDEDQPVIWRGPMVMKAIQQFAQNVDWGELDFMFVDLPPGTGDAQISLTQTLPLDGALIVTTPQTAAYTVARRGAGLFEKVNVKILGVAENMSFLNLADGSKQFIFGKGGGQKVADALGTELLGQIPLDPFIREGGDRGIPQVVADPEGVAGQTFLSIARKIMNVVECD; this is encoded by the coding sequence ATGGTAACTCAGGAGCAAGTCATTGAAACCCTTCGCAAGATTCCCTATCCGGGCTACAGCCGGGATATCGTTTCCTTTGGGCTGGTCAGGGACCTGACGGTCAAAGCAGGACAGGTGGAGGTGTTACTGGAGATCACCACTGCCCAGGCGGAGATCCCGGGAAAGATTCAGGAGGCGGTGAAGCAGAATGTCAGTGCGCTCGATGGCGTGAAGGGCTGTGAGGTTGTGGTTTCTGTAAAGTCAGCCCCGGAGGCGGGTTCAACCAATGCCTCCAAGTCCGCACCCACACCGCCCGATCAACTCGAAGGGGTGAAGCACATCATAGCGGTGGCCAGTGGCAAGGGTGGAGTCGGCAAGTCCACCTTTGTGAGCAATCTGGCTGCAGCGGTGGCGATACTGCTCAAACAGGAAGGGCGAAATGGCGAACGTGTGGGAATCATGGACTGCGATATTTTTGGACCCTCAGTTCCATTGATGATGGGGGCCAACGGTCGTCCAGAGGTTTCGGAAAACCAAATCCATCCCCTGGTCAGTCACGGTGTGAAAATCATGTCGATGGGATTTCTCGTCGACGAGGATCAACCCGTGATCTGGCGGGGTCCGATGGTGATGAAGGCGATCCAGCAGTTTGCGCAGAACGTTGACTGGGGCGAGTTGGATTTCATGTTCGTGGATCTTCCGCCGGGAACGGGTGATGCGCAGATCTCGTTGACGCAGACCCTTCCGCTGGATGGTGCACTGATCGTGACGACTCCGCAGACCGCAGCCTACACCGTTGCCCGTCGCGGCGCCGGTCTATTCGAAAAAGTGAATGTCAAGATACTCGGAGTTGCCGAGAACATGAGCTTTCTGAATCTGGCAGATGGCAGCAAGCAGTTCATTTTTGGAAAAGGGGGCGGACAGAAGGTTGCAGATGCGCTTGGCACCGAGTTGCTGGGGCAGATTCCGCTCGACCCCTTCATTCGGGAGGGCGGTGACCGGGGAATCCCTCAGGTAGTGGCCGATCCGGAAGGTGTTGCAGGGCAAACCTTTTTGAGTATTGCGCGGAAAATAATGAACGTTGTAGAATGTGATTGA
- a CDS encoding NYN domain-containing protein has product MDHSASGHDSIALLIDADNAPAAKIDFIIAELASYGVVNIRRAYGNWKKRGLAGWEQVLHEYAVQPVQNFDIVKGKNATDMSLAIDAMDILYTKQVQTFCLVSSDADFTPLILRLRADGKKVIGFGGKQTPVPFMNSCSHFLYLDENKNAETERKQKASSVDTLKRDTRLINRLRTAISAVEDEDGWAPLGPIGSHISNQGAFDSRNYGFSKLSDLFRAIDLFEVRRLENSNGGGTLHVRNRKRRSNGGKGEG; this is encoded by the coding sequence ATGGATCATTCGGCATCTGGTCACGACAGCATTGCGCTCCTGATTGACGCGGACAATGCGCCCGCCGCAAAAATTGACTTCATCATCGCGGAACTCGCGAGTTATGGAGTGGTCAACATTCGACGTGCCTATGGCAACTGGAAGAAACGCGGGTTGGCGGGCTGGGAACAGGTGCTGCATGAGTATGCCGTGCAACCGGTGCAGAATTTTGATATTGTGAAGGGGAAGAATGCGACCGACATGTCGCTGGCGATTGATGCGATGGACATCCTTTACACGAAACAAGTGCAGACATTTTGTCTGGTTTCTTCGGATGCTGACTTTACCCCGCTCATCCTGCGACTGCGTGCAGATGGGAAAAAAGTGATTGGTTTTGGAGGGAAGCAGACTCCCGTGCCATTCATGAACAGTTGTTCGCATTTTCTGTATCTTGATGAAAACAAGAATGCGGAAACCGAGCGTAAGCAGAAGGCATCGAGTGTGGATACGCTCAAGCGCGATACCCGCCTGATCAATCGCCTGCGGACTGCCATCAGTGCAGTGGAGGATGAAGATGGATGGGCGCCGCTGGGGCCGATCGGTTCGCACATCTCCAATCAGGGAGCATTTGATTCGCGCAACTATGGATTTTCGAAGCTGAGCGATTTGTTTCGGGCGATTGATCTGTTTGAGGTGCGGCGACTTGAAAATTCCAATGGTGGAGGAACCCTGCATGTGCGGAATCGCAAGCGTCGCAGCAATGGAGGCAAGGGCGAAGGCTGA
- a CDS encoding FAD:protein FMN transferase translates to MTEEMLNSANTPAADAPIHRFREEAMATHFECWIRHEDRELAHSAANLLFRDLQIIESRLSRFRDGSDISHINRMHPGETVLISETCHECLIQAMELQVITNGVFDMATGGFMELLRDLKGEPVLATEEEWARAKERRSRGSLQIDPENPRVSCLEAGLQIDLGGIGKGFALEELSRLLEEMEVRDFLLSAGGSTLKASGARTAAGAGWNTRLCGAKHEIEWELKNACLSSSGFEVKGAHILQNGKVVRDARWRRVWVMGPHAALVDGLSTACFLMDREAILELMQSMEGAVRVWVETQEGHIDVLASGG, encoded by the coding sequence ATGACTGAAGAAATGCTCAACAGTGCAAACACACCGGCAGCAGATGCGCCGATTCACCGCTTTCGTGAAGAAGCGATGGCAACCCACTTCGAATGCTGGATTCGACATGAGGACCGTGAGCTGGCTCACAGTGCTGCAAACCTCCTGTTTCGGGACCTGCAGATTATTGAGAGCCGGTTGAGTCGATTTCGTGACGGCAGTGATATCTCGCACATCAACCGCATGCATCCAGGGGAGACTGTGTTGATCAGTGAAACCTGTCACGAGTGCCTGATCCAGGCCATGGAGTTGCAAGTGATCACGAATGGGGTTTTTGACATGGCAACGGGTGGGTTTATGGAGCTGTTGCGGGATCTGAAAGGTGAACCCGTGCTTGCAACCGAGGAAGAGTGGGCGCGCGCGAAGGAGCGGCGCAGCAGAGGAAGCCTGCAGATCGATCCGGAAAATCCGAGGGTAAGCTGCCTGGAAGCGGGACTGCAGATCGATCTTGGAGGCATAGGCAAAGGCTTTGCATTGGAAGAGCTCTCCCGACTGCTCGAGGAAATGGAGGTGCGGGATTTTCTGTTGAGTGCGGGTGGAAGCACGCTCAAGGCGAGCGGTGCGCGAACAGCAGCAGGAGCCGGATGGAACACGCGGTTGTGCGGTGCGAAGCACGAGATCGAATGGGAATTGAAAAATGCCTGCCTGAGCAGTTCGGGATTTGAGGTGAAAGGCGCGCACATCCTGCAGAACGGGAAGGTGGTTCGGGATGCCCGGTGGAGGCGTGTGTGGGTAATGGGTCCACATGCGGCACTAGTCGATGGATTGTCAACGGCCTGTTTTTTGATGGATCGTGAAGCCATTTTGGAACTCATGCAATCGATGGAAGGTGCGGTAAGGGTGTGGGTGGAAACGCAGGAGGGTCACATTGATGTGCTGGCGAGTGGAGGCTGA
- a CDS encoding glycosyltransferase — protein sequence MNLSESAQTAPEANLNAIASPQPARCRLVLPHFQSLPTLKAYLPDLLRSLNSHAVPVEVKIVDDGSSRLMQKWILSWTKRLSQTHPELLDTQLLEQNHGKGYAIRQGWNGVSDSIELLAFVDADGSIPADAVSNQLLAALQEPHHLHCGIRPAPSRATRSLKRRFMAACFATYARRMLRIEVKDPQCGFKMVPRSLYQQLHRRFKVNRFAFDCELLAHAALLNTPIREVELPWVESPTSTVRSIRDGWRMMLDLRRIRRSLQLRNRLRRSGDTH from the coding sequence ATGAATTTGTCCGAGTCAGCGCAGACCGCTCCCGAAGCAAACCTCAATGCGATTGCATCCCCCCAGCCCGCTCGCTGCCGTCTGGTACTGCCTCATTTCCAAAGTCTGCCCACCCTCAAGGCCTACTTGCCCGACCTGCTGCGATCCCTCAACTCCCATGCTGTGCCGGTGGAAGTAAAGATCGTGGATGATGGTTCATCCCGCCTAATGCAGAAGTGGATACTCAGCTGGACGAAGCGCCTGTCACAAACACATCCGGAATTACTGGATACCCAGTTGCTTGAGCAAAACCATGGAAAGGGATATGCCATACGGCAAGGTTGGAACGGTGTGTCAGATTCCATTGAACTGCTGGCATTTGTCGATGCCGATGGCAGCATTCCGGCAGATGCAGTTTCCAACCAGCTGCTGGCAGCGCTGCAGGAACCCCATCACCTGCACTGCGGCATCCGCCCAGCCCCTTCCCGTGCGACACGCTCTCTCAAACGACGTTTCATGGCCGCTTGCTTTGCCACCTACGCACGTCGCATGCTGAGGATCGAGGTCAAGGACCCACAGTGCGGGTTCAAGATGGTTCCCCGATCACTTTACCAGCAGTTGCACCGTCGCTTCAAAGTCAATCGCTTTGCTTTTGACTGCGAACTGCTCGCGCATGCAGCGCTCCTGAATACACCGATTCGGGAAGTGGAACTGCCCTGGGTGGAGTCTCCGACCAGCACCGTGCGCTCGATTCGCGACGGTTGGCGCATGATGCTGGATCTGCGCAGAATTCGCCGCTCTCTGCAATTGCGCAACCGTTTGCGGCGATCTGGCGACACCCACTGA